The following proteins are encoded in a genomic region of Arachis ipaensis cultivar K30076 chromosome B02, Araip1.1, whole genome shotgun sequence:
- the LOC107627818 gene encoding probable leucine-rich repeat receptor-like protein kinase At1g35710: protein MVIPTSILIPVLLLFAINPITEAGTHRKVIVSKLSHLDEEANALILSGWWSNQHNISNRCSWPGIQCNNAGSITEITSPPRENNDSSLASQGRSTGIDFSVFSNLVHLDLSEMGLYGFPKGLSSLNKLKFLNLSHNKLKDEPGSPSSLANLTQLLVLDISYNYIGGQIPNEFSRLERLVTLDLSSNLFSGTIPLILSHMSNLIYMNLSSNQLTGDLPATIYANLTKLENLDLSQNRFSGLIPQEIGNLTNLLTLDLSLNNLVGPIPHQIGYLNRLTSLHLSSNSINGSIPSSLGLLTQLEVLTIKNNEVGGSIPSELENLVHLKVLDLSYNEILGVIPKWISNLTQLDNIRLSGNQISGYIPSSILVHISHVDLSTNKLIGSIPFQIGNLSYLDVTDNNLAGPIPEEIGYSNRLTFLHLDSNFFTGSIPSSIGLLTELIMLTMANNKINGSIPIEIENLLHLGVLDLNTNRLSGVIPSGLFVHLTFVDLSFNNLSGSIPSLIGKGIYHLDLSYNNLSGNISEGIDSVQFYNLECNPFLNGDYHNCQSENLNNGHDKSLSTLGLVLIIVASILVSFGSIGIGICVLFARHRRRRLKSKAAKHGDLFSIWEYDGKIAFEDIVEATEDFDIRYCIGTGAYGSVYKAELPSGKTIALKKLHKTESENPSFYKSFCKEVEVLTEIRHRNIIRLYGYCLHNRCMFLVYEYLERGSLFCNLAYEIEAQELNWSKRVNIIKGTSYALAYMHHHCTPPIVHRDITTSNILLNSELDACVSDFGTARLLDTDSSNQTILVGTYGYIAPELAYTINVTTKCDVYSFGVVALETMMGHHPGEFISRLSKPSTQNLMVKDVLDSRIPLPILEKDMQDVVLVMTLALACLSSDPKSRPSMEDVANDFLASNSPIHFSFSDVSIYQLMNQEIYVIGKN from the exons ATGGTTATACCCACTTCCATTTTGATACCAGTTCTTCTTCTCTTTGCCATAAATCCCATAACTGAAGCTGGAACTCACAGAAAAGTAATAGTATCCAAATTGTCACACTTAGATGAAGAAGCAAATGCTTTGATTTTGAGTGGTTGGTGGAGTAACCAACACAATATTTCAAACCGTTGCAGCTGGCCTGGTATTCAGTGCAACAATGCCGGAAGCATCACAGAGATTACTTCTCCTCCAAGGGAGAATAATGACAGCTCTCTCGCGTCACAGGGCCGGTCGACAGGCATCGATTTTTCTGTCTTTTCGAATCTTGTCCACCTTGATCTCAGTGAAATGGGGTTGTATGGATTCCCAAAGGGGCTAAGTAGTCTCAACAAGCTGAAGTTTCTGAACCTATCTCATAACAAGCTTAAAGATGAACCAGGTTCTCCTTCTTCATTGGCAAATCTAACTCAACTTCTTGTGCTTGATATTTCTTACAATTACATTGGTGGTCAAATTCCTAATGAATTCAGCAGGCTAGAGAGGCTTGTCACATTGGATTTGAGTTCAAACTTGTTCAGTGGAACCATTCCTTTAATCTTGAGTCATATGTCCAATCTCATCTATATGAACCTTTCTAGCAATCAACTAACTGGTGACCTTCCTGCTACAATATATGCAAATCTCACCAAGTTAGAGAATCTTGACCTTTCCCAAAACAGATTTAGTGGTCTCATCCCTCAAGAAATAGGGAATTTAACAAACTTGTTAACCTTAGACCTTAGTTTAAACAACTTGGTTGGTCCAATACCTCACCAAATAGGGTACTTGAACCGTTTGACAAGTCTCCACCTTAGTTCAAATTCCATTAATGGTTCTATACCTTCAAGTTTAGGACTTTTAACCCAGTTGGAAGTGTTGACTATCAAAAACAATGAAGTAGGTGGATCTATccccagtgaattagagaacttggTTCATCTTAAAGTTTTAGATCTTTCATATAATGAAATCTTGGGTGTTATACCAAAATGGATATCTAACCTGACACAATTAGATAATATAAGACTTTCAGGGAATCAAATTAGTGGTTATATCCCATCTAGTATACTTGTTCATATCAGTCATGTGGATCTCAGCACAAACAAGTTAATTGGAAGCATTCCTTTTCAAATTGGTAATCTTTCATATCTAGATGTTACTGACAACAACCTGGCTGGTCCAATTCCTGAGGAAATAGGGTACTCGAACCGGTTGACGTTTCTCCACCTTGATTCAAATTTCTTCACTGGTTCTATTCCTTCAAGTATAGGACTTCTAACAGAACTGATAATGCTCACTATGGCAAACAACAAGATAAATGGTAGTATCCCCATAGAAATAGAGAATTTGTTGCATTTAGGAGTTTTGGATCTTAATACTAATAGACTTTCTGGTGTTATCCCATCTGGTCTCTTTGTTCACCTTACATTTGTAGATCTCAGCTTTAACAATTTGAGTGGAAGCATTCCTTCTCTAATTGGCAAAGGTATTTATCATTTAGACCTTAGTTACAACAATCTCAGTGGCAACATATCTGAGGGGATAGATTCTGTGCAATTCTACAATTTAGAGTGCAATCCTTTTCTCAATGGAGATTACCACAATTGCCAATCAGAAAACCTTAATAATGGTCATGATAAAAGTTTAAGTACTTTGGGTTTGGTTTTGATAATTGTGGCCAGTATTCTTGTTTCTTTTGGCTCCATAGGGATTGGAATTTGTGTTCTATTTGCCAGGCATCGCCGTCGCAGACTAAAAAGCAAGGCAGCAAAGCATGGAGACTTGTTCTCAATTTGGGAATATGATGGCAAAATTGCATTTGAGGACATTGTTGAAGCTACAGAGGACTTTGATATCAGATATTGCATTGGAACTGGTGCTTATGGTAGTGTCTACAAAGCAGAACTTCCGAGTGGCAAAACCATTGCATTGAAGAAGCTTCACAAAACAGAATCAGAAAATCCATCTTTTTACAAGAGCTTCTGCAAGGAGGTTGAGGTCTTGACAGAGATTCGCCACCGCAACATCATTAGGCTTTATGGCTATTGCTTGCATAACAGATGCATGTTTTTGGTGTATGAATACTTGGAAAGAGGAAGCTTGTTCTGTAACTTGGCCTATGAGATAGAAGCTCAAGAGTTGAATTGGAGCAAGAGGGTGAACATCATTAAAGGGACATCATATGCTCTTGCTTACATGCATCATCATTGTACTCCTCCTATTGTTCATCGCGACATTACCACCAGTAACATACTGCTGAATTCAGAGTTGGATGCTTGTGTATCAGATTTTGGCACAGCTAGACTTCTTGATACTGATTCATCTAACCAAACTATTCTAGTTGGTACTTATGGATATATTGCTCCAg AATTGGCTTACACCATAAATGTGACTACAAAATGTGATGTATATAGTTTTGGAGTGGTGGCTTTAGAAACAATGATGGGGCATCATCCAGGAGAATTCATTTCCCGTCTGTCAAAGCCATCTACTCAGAACTTAATGGTGAAAGATGTATTGGATTCAAGGATTCCTCTCCCAATTCTTGAGAAAGATATGCAAGATGTTGTGCTTGTTATGACACTAGCATTGGCATGCCTCTCTTCTGATCCAAAATCTAGACCATCAATGGAGGATGTGGCTAATGATTTTTTGGCTTCTAATTCACCAATACATTTCTCTTTCTCTGATGTTTCAATCTACCAATTGATGAATCAAGAAATATATGTCATAGGTAAAAATTAG
- the LOC107625952 gene encoding 40S ribosomal protein S13 has translation MGRMHSRGKGISSSALPYKRTPPSWLKISSQDVEENICKFAKKGLTPSQIGVILRDSHGIAQVKSVTGSKILRILKAHGLAPEIPEDLYHLIKKAVSIRKHLERNRKDKDSKFRLILVESRIHRLARYYKKTKKLPPVWKYESTTASTLVA, from the exons ATGGGGCGTATGCACAGTCGCGG TAAGGGTATTTCCAGTTCAGCTCTTCCTTACAAGAGGACTCCACCCAGCTGGCTCAAGATCTCATCTCAGGAT GTTGAGGAGAATATCTGCAAGTTTGCCAAGAAAGGTCTGACTCCATCACAAATTGGTGTTATTCTTCGTGATTCTCACGGAATTGCTCAGGTGAAGAGTGTCACCGGAAGCAAGATTTTGCGTATATTGAAGGCCCATG gtCTTGCTCCTGAAATACCTGAAGATCTATACCACTTGATCAAGAAGGCCGTCTCAATCAGGAAGCACTTGGAGAGGAATAGGAAGGACAAGGACTCTAAATTCAGGTTGATTTTGGTAGAGAGCAGGATCCACCGCCTTGCACGTTACTACAAGAAGACCAAGAAGCTTCCACCCGTATGGAAATA TGAATCAACAACCGCTAGCACTCTTGTGGCTTAG
- the LOC107625953 gene encoding pentatricopeptide repeat-containing protein At2g45350, chloroplastic: MLVCASSSSSCPSHQPWSSSIPTLNLLPKCTTSQHVKQLHARITTTGLIRNTSFTTKLVLTFISSPHAPLVEFARYVFFKHHATQDQHGDDSFLWNAVIRSYSHGGRDPRGALVVLCFMHDNGVNLDKYSFSLALKACSQVGLLKEAMQVYGLLSKTYLCSDVFLQNCLVGLFVKCGCVELARQVFDRMSERDAVSYNSMIDGYVKCGAVEKARELFDGMLLDERNLITWNSMIGGYVRCGDGLDIAWSMFDEMPEKDLVSWNTMIGGCVKHAKMEDAQALFDEMPERDSVSWVTMIDGYAKSGNVAAARSLFDEMPSKGVISCNSMMAGYVQNGYCIEALKLFHDMRRATNMLPDDTTLLIVLTAIAQSGQVEFGTAIHRYIIDNGHSLIGKLGVALIDMYSKCGSIEEAISVFENIERKCVDHWNALIGGLAIHGMGEMAFEFFMEMERLSITPDSITFIGLLSACGHAGMLKEGLICFELMQKVYNLEPRVQHYGCIVDMFSRAGKVEQAKQFIEMMPIEPNDVIWKTLISACQNHQNFSIGEPVAKQLVQLSSCTPSYVLLSNIYASLGMWENVKRVRTEMKEKNLIKVPGCSWIELEGCVHQFSVHDRTHHQVSEIYSLLSSM; the protein is encoded by the coding sequence ATGCTTgtgtgtgcttcttcttcttcttcttgtcctTCACATCAACCATGGTCCTCTTCCATTCCCACACTCAACTTGCTCCCAAAATGCACAACCTCACAACACGTGAAACAACTTCATGCACGAATCACAACAACGGGTCTCATAAGAAACACTTCTTTCACCACAAAGCTGGTTCTCACATTCATCTCTTCACCTCACGCGCCACTCGTGGAGTTTGCACGTTATGTGTTCTTCAAGCACCATGCAACACAGGACCAACATGGCGATGACTCTTTTCTCTGGAACGCTGTTATAAGGTCTTATTCCCATGGTGGGCGTGACCCAAGGGGTGCTTTGGTTGTGCTCTGTTTCATGCATGACAATGGGGTCAATTTGGACAAGTACTCGTTTTCACTTGCTCTCAAGGCTTGTTCCCAAGTAGGTTTGTTGAAGGAAGCAATGCAAGTTTATGGGTTGTTGTCAAAAACGTATCTTTGTTCTGATGTGTTCTTGCAAAATtgcttggttggattgtttgtgaAGTGTGGCTGTGTTGAGCTTGCGCgccaagtgtttgatagaatgtctGAACGAGACGCTGTTTCTTATAACTCCATGATTGATGGGTATGTGAAGTGTGGGGCGGTTGAAAAGGCACGTGAGTTGTTTGATGGAATGCTATTAGATGAGAGGAACCTGATTACTTGGAATTCAATGATTGGAGGATATGTAAGGTGCGGGGATGGGTTGGATATTGCTTGGagtatgtttgatgaaatgcctgaGAAAGACTTGGTTTCATGGAACACTATGATTGGTGGGTGCGTGAAGCATGCGAAAATGGAGGATGCTCAAGCATTGTTTGATGAGATGCCTGAGAGAGATTCCGTCAGTTGGGTTACTATGATCGATGGTTATGCGAAATCGGGTAATGTTGCTGCTGCAAGGAGCTTGTTTGATGAGATGCCAAGTAAAGGTGTTATTTCTTGTAACTCCATGATGGCTGGCTATGTTCAGAACGGTTATTGCATTGAGGCTTTGAAGCTGTTTCATGATATGAGAAGGGCAACAAACATGTTACCTGATGATACCACTTTGTTAATTGTTCTTACAGCAATTGCACAGTCAGGGCAAGTTGAATTTGGAACTGCAATACACCGATATATAATAGACAATGGGCACTCTCTAATTGGTAAACTCGGGGTTGCGCTGATTGACATGTACTCAAAGTGTGGCAGCATAGAGGAAGCTATCTCAGTATTTGAGAACATTGAAAGAAAATGCGTAGATCATTGGAATGCTTTGATTGGTGGGTTAGCGATACATGGAATGGGCGAAATGGCATTCGAGTTTTTCATGGAGATGGAAAGGCTTTCTATTACACCCGACAGTATCACATTCATCGGATTGTTGAGTGCTTGTGGACATGCTGGCATGTTGAAGGAAGGACTAATATGTTTTGAGCTTATGCAGAAAGTGTATAATCTTGAACCTAGAGTGCAACATTATGGATGTATAGTTGACATGTTTAGCCGTGCAGGGAAAGTTGAACAAGCGAAGCAATTCATTGAGATGATGCCAATTGAACCAAATGATGTAATTTGGAAGACTTTGATCAGTGCTTGTCAAAATCATCAGAATTTCTCAATAGGTGAGCCTGTAGCTAAGCAATTGGTTCAGCTAAGTTCATGTACTCCAAGTTATGTGCTTTTATCTAATATTTATGCAAGTTTGGGCATGTGGGAAAATGTTAAAAGGGTTAGGACAGAGATGAAAGAAAAGAATTTGATAAAGGTTCCTGGTTGTAGTTGGATTGAACTAGAGGGATGTGTTCACCAGTTTTCTGTACATGATAGGACACACCATCAGGTTAGTGAGATTTATTCATTGTTAAGTAGTATGTAA